The Cydia amplana chromosome 1, ilCydAmpl1.1, whole genome shotgun sequence DNA segment CTCCCGCGGACCAGGGGAGGCATACTCATGGAGACCACTACGAAGTACCTAGAGAAAACCACTGAGGAACCCTGTACTGACACCCTAACTGTGGAATTGGACGAGCCGCCGCCGCACTTGGAGCCATGGTCGATTGAAACACCTGATCCAGgtaaggtttatttatttatctatttaaagtttattgcacaaagaaaaacttaatgtaCAAAATATGAACTTAATACCATGGGGCATTCTCTACTTGTCAACCTTAGGGCAGAACAGAAAAGAGTAAATAAAATGAGAgcacacatacatatatatatatactatttaaatacataaagatatgtcgctatacgccacccttatggcgtgtatgcataaaggaagggatggaaagatttgcgatgtcctggtaggcttccgtagctcaactGGTTAAGAACTTAAGAGCAACggaagtcctgccggaagcgtaactttttccattttttcctttttatataatttgtatCTATCGATTATATCGATATACatataatacgagtatgtatacaCACATTAAGCAACTCGTGAGACCGATACTTATTACTTCGCTCGAGCGATAAACTTCATGTTGTTAGGTTAAAGGTTTGTTATTTGTTATGCCCGTGATGTACCTGTTTAAATTTTTGCCTAGCCCCAGTTtataaatagtagtttgtgttacaagggatcaaaatgatatatttccgtcaagggcctACATTGAAttctgaatgaagcgatggattctacaatagaatcccgaacatggtgagggattctaaagtagaatcctgagcgtaatgagggattcaagtgttaacgcccaagacgaaataattttgataccgtgtgacacatactgcttttcacatgcTTTTgagggaaaaaaaaatcttagtgttgacacaatctgatgcttaaacagattatttaagctaaaaaaattatgtgcaaaaaatgaaaaaatagtgtgctagaacaaaaagtgttactttaatccctcctagcagggaggaaaagtgccactttgatccctcctagcagggaagaaaaagctcttttccgaataggtggtgtggaatagttattttcgatacaagtgcgaaaaagaggaaattcgaaacgagtggcgataaattaaaacacgaccgaagggagtgttttaaatcgacacgagttgcgaattacctattcgcacgtgtatcgtacaacgttttacagtacatatggcactttaaagtttcgacatacgcacgaaaagtgctattttacgcactagtgcggaaaagtagccccatatgtactgtaaaggatTTTTTTATCTTATGCTGGGACATTAGGAATGTTTTTTTCTGATTTATAAGAGATGATTTTGTAGTCAGAATGGAACTTTCCTATTAGTCTCGCCATATCAGTCTGTCCATAAGTTCAGAAACCGTTTGGGATCGCGTTTACGGCGGTCAATTACTTATAATAggagtttaatttaaataagtagttTAATTACTCTCTAATTGCGACCACGGAACCGACTAGTTTATTATTAaagatttgtaattttgtattcTAATTTAGTGgtacaaatacaatacaatcatATCTGCTAAATATTAAATTGCTCGTCGAATTATAATTTCAAACCAGTGTTgtcttattaaattgtacaacgggacttaatcgcgtatctaagtttttaagatttacctccgacgtttcgaggacggcgttgtccccgtggtctcggagaaacgtcggaggtaaatcttaaaaacttagatacgcgattaagtcccgttgtacaatttaataatgtgtaaaaatcgtgaatgtTTAAATCAGTTTTGTCTTGTtgcaaatatacctacttactaaactGGGAATTTTAATAATTCGCTTTTTTTTGGGACGACATCATTAAGTAATGAAGTAGTCGTTTTAACAACATAAGTAAAATTATTATGGATTAGGAATCAAGAATTCTTGATTTCAATTTGATATAAGCTAAACTTGTTATATTATGTACTTTTTAGGTATATAGTGTTAGGTCCAATAATAGGAATATTGAGAAGGAATCGCGTCGTTAATATCGTTAcgttatatatgacaccgtaagattgtgaacccgttagtttataatctaacgtaggttaggttagatcagcggtcggcaacctgcggcccgcgggccgcatgcggcctgtgaacctgtcacttgcggcccgcgagcctccctggctattttgtatgtaatattgacaaactaaaatggctgataaagtcataaatattaacaaagtgcggcccgcgtcaacttcgttaactactatgtggcccttggctgctaaaaggttgccgaccgctgggttagattataatctccctaccgtcagtttataatgtaactagcgagattataatatgacgagtgtttacaattttacggtgacatatatattcCAATGTATCATTTCAATCCAATGCAATCGCTATGCAATGGTAATGTCATTAGCAttcaaagagaataataatataaccacTACGTGTCATTCTTAGTGATAATATCGGAACAGCATTaagaacaaaaaataatatttaatgaaatacATCATTTATGTTTCAGACGGCGCCACGTTCACCGGATTGTCCGTCAAACTGTTATACCTCTGCATTTTATTAAGAATATTACTttaaacgttttttttaatatattaggGATTGTGGCTTTAACTGTACATGCACACTAGCTTCTGTGCTACTGCTAAAAGAAAATACTATATGTATCATAGATAaatgtaagaaaactgatgtatggagttagtaCTCTTTCTttgcttatatttatttatggtatGTATTTACTTCTTTAACACTTggaatattaaaatatacagtcagctgcagagaaaattGACAAAGAAATTTGTATGCAAGCGAATAAATAGCTTAGTACctattgctgactgtatgttTTACTAGTCAGGTGAATAATATCGtgtattttagggttccgtacctcaaaaggaacaaacggaatcactcgtgcgtctgtctgtccaaccatccccccctttatctccgaaactagtgGGTCTAAAACTTTGAAGaacatacacaaaatagttctttacctataagataacaggaaaacctattagaaatgtgcagtcgagcgtgagtcggacttaattactagGTTTTAGCTCTGacctacggggtttttaaagtaatttcattcatttcccacatattttttttatgtggaaccaGAATGAAATGactttaaaaaccccgtaggggtcggagcTAAAACCTAtagttattaaaaattgggtaattaacgaaacccttggaacgcgagtccgacttgcacttgaccggttttttttctagACGCATTTGGTTaagatatatgtacctatacctactctgTGCCACATTTTAAGATGTCAGTTTTGATTGACTGAAGCGAAATTAAGCACAATACATTCATTCTGATTGTGACAACCATTtttctacaaataaaaaaaagtattcatAGTCATTTACTATTTGTCATATGTAATTATGGTATAAAGTAAAATgccgaattatattttgtttacatttttttttcatttatttcatgctTGTTGCTGCATTACGTAGGCAGGCACCTACTTATATTCGCATTTCAAAAATCATACGGAACTCATAAGTATTTCATGAGCGCATCGCTCAATTTTGATCAAAATATAAtagtatttacagtacatatggggctacttttccgcactagtgcgtaaaatagcacttttcgtgcgtatgtcgaaactttaaagtgccatatgtacagtaaaacgttgttcgatacacgtgcgaataggtaattcgcaactcgtgtcgatttaaaacactcccttcggtcgtattttaatttatcgctactcgtttcgaatttcctctttttcgcacttgtatcgaaaataactattttaacagtCTGCTATGTTCGAAATGCCAATCCATATTTCATTTTACCGCGGTTTAACAAAAGGCCTAACAATAACAAGTGAGCGAGTGAAATTGCGGTGTATACGAGGCGTTAGCACGGTGCCGATGCGGCCACAGAACGATATGCAATTGACTTTGTCGCCAATTTTTCGAGTCTCTTTGTCCTCGTGAAATGAAGTCGCAAAACTGTCTAGTTATATGTATCAAACAATAAAAATTGTAGTCTTTTTCACATTCGATCTCACAACTTTTTCATTTTGAAGGAGGTTTGAATAAATACTTATCATATTTCATTAATCGCTGTAACATACCTAATGATGGTTCCTTCTATTGTTACGTCAGTAAATCTTAtactttaaacgagaaattcttgtaTAACATATGTATATTTCTATATTTCGGTGATCTCGTAAGCGGCTCtaaagatttcgatgaaatttgccatATGGGagttttggggggcgaaaaataggtcttatctctgggaaaacgcgcgtttttgagTGTTTATATGTTCACTGTATAATTGTTGTTTGTTACtactagtaaaaataaaattaagattataaaaatgtaattttattattaaaacatttatttacaatgCTTCTTATTTTCTAGCCTCGTTTGACGTTATGAAAGCGTAATGTACATAAgagtttttattgtatttcttaATAGCCAGAGCCCCTTGGACCGTTAGGGCCACCGCTGGGGTATCCTTCGTCTCCGCCCCGACCCCCTGATCCTCTGTTTCCTTGGCTGCCACTAGGGTATCCGTTGTCAGCAGTGAGTCTATCCGGAGAGCCTGAGCCCCCCTGTCCTCTGCCGCTCGGCCCACCGCTAGGATATCCTTCGTCGCCCCCTTGCCCACCACTGGGAAATCCTCTACCGCCCTGAGGTCTACCGCTAGGGTAACCACTATCCCCATTCAACCCTTCCAACCCGTTCGTGCCGGGGCCACCGGACGGGTACCCGGCATTCCCCTGACCGTTCTGTTGTCTCTGAGGGGCCCTAAGATCTCCAGAAAGCTGTTGGCCTCTACCGCCTCCAGGTCCTCCTCTTGGATATCCTGCTTGGCCTCCCTGGGACTGGTCGTCGTAGCCCTGCGAGCCACCTTGGCTGCCTTGTGGTCCAAACCCAGAATTTCCTTGGCTAGGTCCGCCCTGCGGATAGCCAATATCGTTATCTCCAGAGAACCCTCCGCCACCGGCGCCCGGGCCGCCGCGAGGGTAGCCTTGACCCCCACCACCGGAACTTCCACCTAAAAGTAGTAAAAATGCAAAGATGCGTTAAATTTGGAAAATAATTTGTGAGCTTGTTCGCTCGCACTAACGCGAACCAATCGTTTAAGTATGTAAAACCACTATTTACTTTGAATTCAAGCGATTATGGCTGAAGGCtgtttattatttcttttaagAGTCTAGTCTATTAAAATTCAGCCAgtagaagttttgtatgaaaaacgtTACTCGCTCTATTATCTTTAGATTACAATATTTAGCAACGAAAACGAATACCAGACTAAACATATAGTATTTATGTTATTTGAAAGATcagtatataattttaaaatgagagagtATATTCTATTATATGGCGGTGGCCAGGTTCGTGTGCGTCTTAAAGTTTACCAATTATTACACGTGTCAAAAATCAAATTGTGACTGGAGGACCCTGAGgtctaataattttattacgcATACTATCGACACTCTCCTGGGGAGCCCGCACTATatttatactggatcaaccaaatcttgtcagtagtaaaaggcggcaaatttgaaaaatcgcgggttagcaacactgtgttcgaataattccaaaatcgcgtgtcatctgtgtgttatctgtggaatgtggatcgtgaatgacagccttattgtttgttacattctgaatcgtttctatttcaagagaaatttctgctgtcaccattaactaccaagattatgcatgacctcaagcaaagctaaggttcctacaatgtacaatcatgctcgttgacggtaaacacaaaacattactaaaatttgaggttatgataattcactcgaactgacgtatgaagagcggaaaaataaacacgttttggttcgctgtacattgctgcttttcttagcgcaattctgctctttgagtgttacatggtgttaccctactttaatttgcagtacattgctactgacaagatttgcttgacgcactatatatgcatttacatacaaaatatatacgtgtgaaataaagaaaatgattgatgaaaaaaaaatgataaagaaaattattgtttaCAAGAATATAACGGAcgcaatattattaattaataggaTTATATCATCAGGAAGATTTAACCAGATTACCTGCGCCAAACCCGGATCCGCCGCCGGCTGCTCCACCTGATAGacaacatattttttgtttatttttcactATAAAAACTGTTACGCTTTTACTTAATCTTTTTATAAGTTGGAGTTGTTGTTTTCAGAAAATTAAAAGTGAAAACAGATTTAACCTAAACTTGTTTGATTTACATGCAGAATATCACTTCACTAGAGTTATAACAATATTACAGTTTGGGTCAAAGTAGAATTTGCTTTTgacattaaattaaatgaaattatgACTAAACTATTACCAATATTACTTAATTAAATCTGAGCTAAATAGAATGCGTGAAtaaatttgacgaccggtctagcCTAGTGGCTAGGGACCCTGtttgtgaagccgcggtcctgggttcgaatcccagtaagggcatttatttgtgtgatgagcacagatatttgttcctgagtcatggttgttttctatgtatttaagtatttgtatattatatatatcgttgtctgattacccacaacacaagctttcttgagcttaccgtggggcttagtcaatttgtgtaataatgtcctataatatttatttatttattatttataaattaaggtGATACCTCTAAGGAGCCATCCGACACTTACTACGAGccagtattttctttataatatgctcaaattttaaatgtgtaaATACTTACAATAGATATATATCTACCTAAAGTTATAACGCCAGTTCGGGTAGAAGTCCTCAAGCGGGTTAATAGTTTAGAAATACAAGTAgagggtaagtacctacttgaaacACTATCATGATGGGCTTACTTTTCAAAATAGTACCGGGAGCGGTTCCTTTCTCATTATTTGAAGACACTTTGAAGACCATAAGCTCTAACAACACACATTTATTGAAGGCCGATATTATAGAAAATTTAATGAAGCCTACATTTATTGTATTGGCAGTTATGTTATAGCTTCAACAATTTTTATACagaaataataattgtaaactGGGATACAAAAGTGCAGGGAGGAGGGGAAACAATCAGTTTACGACTTGTTTTTACTTCTATTTTTTGTAACTATAATAAGCTACATGTATGCCAAGTTGTATTCTTTCTTCCGCATGGGACCATATTGCTCTTGCTAACACGTAGGTATGCTCTATCTTTAATCTCTATCTAGAATTCTAGAGTGCCCAGGGGGCCTACTGTGAACATCGCATGATTCAAGACAAAAAAACGAAATTTCGTTGTTCACGGTAGACCCTTAACCCACCAGTCAAGTTAGCTCAATCGTTTATAAGTCCGACATAAAGCGTTCGTTCCGTACTTGCAAGTATGTGAGTGAGAGTGATAAATGCTTTATATTGGACATATAAACAATTTCATAGCTAGTTCTTTCATCTTATAATTTGGATAAAGGAACGCAGGGTGTTATGTGGATATACTTGCAATGAACGAACCCTCGTATCGGATCATAGGCTTGTATCCCTGCAGGCCCGCCTCGTACTCCACGACCTGCTTCCTGCCGTCGGGAAGCACTACGTTATACTCCCCGGTGGCGACGTCGCCGTCGCGTTGTTCTGAATGACCAAATTTAGTACCTGTCTGCGCATCGTCCACTTCATAGTTATACTCGTATTTAGCCGGCtcctgaaacaaaacaaaagtttgtttttctagattttttttattattattatcagtcaggttaggttaaaaaaaattccatacaaataaAACTGTGGTTAAAAGTTAATTGCGCAAAAATATTTCCGACAACGGTAAtgatatccagagaggaaaactGAGACTACGTTTGTATCGAGAAGCGGTAACATGACGTCGAACTCCTTCCTCTAACAACTAACACCAAAACCTATCGTAAAAGCTGTCAACGTTATGTATCGCCTAAAATGTGGAAAACGGAATAGAGTACGTCCATTGCTCTGGTACAAATATCCGCGATaaacatataagtaggtaagcaaATTCCTTTACCGGGATTGGATTTGCCATAAGTATTAATCAATTACGCATAATTTCTAGTTAgttgaaatgaaaataaaaaaacgtgtaaaaacataactgttattattacatttacctagTGTGCAACATAGCGTTGAGGCggacaaaaaattaaattggaacttttaataaacttttgcgTAATTCGACACgtggcaatattttttttagtttttgcaAATATGTAAGGCTATGTAACGTTCAGATAAAATCTAGTTACGGTTGTTATTTTGCACTCATTTAACCATGAACGCTGTAAAATGTTGTGAAaatatgtacgagtaggtattacgTTGCCTTTCTTAATAGCGAGTttagtaaatttatttttttaagattttggcGCATAACTATTATACGCTGATATTCTTTACGAGGGAATTATGgattttgaaatataaaaatacttacatcAGATCCGTTATCGCCAAAGTCAGAACCGCTGTCGCCAGAGCCACCTCGACCAGCGCCCCCACTACCACCAGCGCCGAAGCCAGGCGCGCCATACGACGAGGAGGGTGCACCAGACGGGTGACCACCGAATCCACCCGGCGGCCCGTTAGCGTTCGGAGCTCCATAAGAAGATTCTGGTGCTCTTTGAGAATTGGGCGACTGACTTCCAGCACCGAACTGGTTATTCGGTTGCTGGAATCCGCCGCTAGCAGGTGGGCCGTACGAGCTATCCGGCCGTTGGCCACGGCCTTGGTCTCCTTGACCGCCACGTCCTCCAGCCCTTCCACCTCCAGGTGACTGACCTAAACCCTGATTTGGAGCATCGTAGCTTGTTTGTGGTCGTCCGCCACTTCCAGGCCTTCCTCCTACACCGGAAGATGACCCTCCTGGTTGTCCAAACGAATCAGGGCCCTGCCCGGGAGCACCATATTCAGCACTCGGAGTGTTAAACCCTCCTTTTCCTTGCTGCGGCGATTGACCTCTTTGCCTGCCAAAAGAACCGCCGGGGCCCTGCTCCGGGGCACCGTATTCATTACTCGGAGCGTTGAAGCTTCCTTGTCCTTGTTGTGGCCGGGAACTAAATCCTCCTTGCGATGGCCTTCCTCCAAAACCACCCTGAGGACCTCCTCCGCCTCGAGATGAGCTAGGTCCACCACGATCTTGGCCTTGTGTTGAAGGTGGTCCATACTGCTTATCTAAGTTATTAGATGATCCTCCGAAACCACCTTGAGAAGATGGTCTTTCTCCAAAACCACCTTGTGGGCTACCTCCAAAACCACCTTGTGGACTACCTCCAAAACCACCTTGAGGAGAGCCAGGTCCGCCGCGACCCTGACCTTGTCTTGAAGGTGGTCCATACTGAGTGTCTAAATTATTCGATGGCAATTGTCCTGGGGGCGAGTAAGACTCGCCAGGCTGATTTTGGCTTTCTGGTCTTGAACCCAGGCGGCCTCCAGGACCGCCGAAAGCAGCAGGATCTCGGGAATTACCACGGCCTCCGTTGTTGGCTCCGGGAGGCCCATACTCTGGAGATGGTCGGCCATTACCACCGGAAGATGGCGGGAGGTAGCTGTTTACTGGAGGCTCGCATTTAGTCGTTGACCATGCAAGGGCGCTAAGCCAAATAACCCACTGAAATCGaatcaatatttaaaacacAGTTTCTTCTTAAACCTTCTTTAGAAGAACGCAAGTTTCATATTTTAGCAGATTATTTGGTTTACCTAAAAAGTTCATTTTAGTTCATTTTGGTCAAAGCGTGTTTTAAGGAAAGTAAAttattagtaagtacctagtaaacaaaattaaagtatgaaaatgaaaatttatgACGTAGTActttttagtttaaaaaaatagactatttGCATAGACAAATAAAATTCTTACTAAAATCATCGTTGGCTATTGTAGTGTTGTcatgaatataatattattctaatattaATATATGAATTAATTGGAGATGCTGCTTTAATGAGATTTAACTTAGGAATAGGTTTGACGATCGGGACCGGAGCTTATATAGTTCGGTCGGCGAGCGTGATATCAGTGGTAATGCAAGAGCCTCACGCGTTCGTGTCGCGTTTAATTTCGTGCATCTGACTATGGCCGCGGCGCCTGCGCCGTGGGAGTCCTTGTTCGCGTCGCGCTAATACTAATAAATCTATACGTATAACTACTATATCTGTATGGAAATGGtttgaatattaaataattacagtCTACAGCAGGGTTACATTCGCAAACCTTATATTTAGAGATTTTAAAGGACCGACAAAGCGCTTGTGATACCACTGTATTTGTGAGAGTCCATAGGCAGTTGGTGAATAAGgtgtagggcttgcaattcgaatattcgaatattcgaatttgtcgaatattcgacctgttttgatattcgaatattcggccgctcaggtttcgaatattcgaatattttttgattgaataatgtataataataataatgtaacacATATGGGTATTttcctgaaataaattttaatttaatttaatttaaattttttattactataaaaaaatctatgtcatccgctgtagttacagtttctgtgtgttttacgggtatttacagtgaatgagggacggtaggtacccaaatacgaaggatataatatttttacggtattcctctcgatagacttcgtgaatacagtgaaacctaactcaatttaaaagaaaacgaaatcaaaaagtatgttatttttacggtgcgtaagttttaagtcaaagggtcattctgtttattcagtacaagcgtacgttaagcgaatttttgaagtctaaaccttgccatttatcgaaattctcaaaattaatcataccaaacctgcccaacttggtaatctaaacatgcacctttagctgacgaataatccacccagtactcaactaactttttcccttaaatattccaatattatataattagccgaccattaggaataataacttgccaaaacaaataaagtcaataaagattcaaaatacaatgaaattaaaggcctttttacaggcctctgagtgattacaagttaatttaaatcgggaaataattacctactaaaaaaatatcttacatacctaggtgtttggatggttaaagttatattatttcacgcaacgacgcatttataataagttttatctagaaatattaaatacgtttaattttggcgttttacttgtttttataaatgtgggcatcttataaatagtaggatgataaaatctagtcatttaagtggatttctgctaaatatccttagttttagcaatatgtgaaaaaagcttttgaataaaacgataataaaccgatttctcgttccttttcttattttttataatattcgaataattattcgaatattcgaatacgtcgtcagaaaaagtcgaatattcgaatatctgaaagtttcgaatatttgcaagccctaataaGGTGTAACTGCAAAACCGCTAAGACGAGGAGGATGTAGAGTTGGGAAGGTGAGGTTGGGGGTGGTGATGTTTTCATAGAAGTGGGTATCTTTATTTGAATCTA contains these protein-coding regions:
- the LOC134650678 gene encoding pro-resilin, which gives rise to MILWVIWLSALAWSTTKCEPPVNSYLPPSSGGNGRPSPEYGPPGANNGGRGNSRDPAAFGGPGGRLGSRPESQNQPGESYSPPGQLPSNNLDTQYGPPSRQGQGRGGPGSPQGGFGGSPQGGFGGSPQGGFGERPSSQGGFGGSSNNLDKQYGPPSTQGQDRGGPSSSRGGGGPQGGFGGRPSQGGFSSRPQQGQGSFNAPSNEYGAPEQGPGGSFGRQRGQSPQQGKGGFNTPSAEYGAPGQGPDSFGQPGGSSSGVGGRPGSGGRPQTSYDAPNQGLGQSPGGGRAGGRGGQGDQGRGQRPDSSYGPPASGGFQQPNNQFGAGSQSPNSQRAPESSYGAPNANGPPGGFGGHPSGAPSSSYGAPGFGAGGSGGAGRGGSGDSGSDFGDNGSDEPAKYEYNYEVDDAQTGTKFGHSEQRDGDVATGEYNVVLPDGRKQVVEYEAGLQGYKPMIRYEGGAAGGGSGFGAGGSSGGGGQGYPRGGPGAGGGGFSGDNDIGYPQGGPSQGNSGFGPQGSQGGSQGYDDQSQGGQAGYPRGGPGGGRGQQLSGDLRAPQRQQNGQGNAGYPSGGPGTNGLEGLNGDSGYPSGRPQGGRGFPSGGQGGDEGYPSGGPSGRGQGGSGSPDRLTADNGYPSGSQGNRGSGGRGGDEGYPSGGPNGPRGSGY